The following nucleotide sequence is from Cetobacterium somerae ATCC BAA-474.
TTTAAATATTTTTCAACACTTAACTTTCCTTTTAAAAATTCACTAAATATTAATAAAACTCTTTCTTGAACACCAGGAATTCCATTTGGACATTTCCAAAATTCATTTATTCCATCTCTTTTTTGTTCTAAACTAAAGGAGCAATGATCTGTTGCTATAATATCTATATAATTTTTATCTATACCTTTCCATAAAGCTTTTATATCTTCTTCTTTTCTAAGAGGAGGTGAAAGAATATATTTTTCACCACCATCTTCTAGATAATTTAACTCATTTAAATAAAGATATTGAGTACATGTTTCCACCCAAAACTTTCTTCCTCTTAATTTTGCTTGAATAATTTCATCTAAAGATTCTTTTGATGAGATATGAACAAAATATAATTTTTCAAACTCCACTGTTTCTGCCAATCTTATTAATCTTGAAACTGCTTCTGCTTCTGAGTAACTCGGGCGAGAATACGCGTGATATATTGCCTTTCCTTTTCTTTCTTCTATATATTTCTTTTTAAAAAAACTTATAATAGAATCATTTTCTGCATGAACTGCTACAATCATATCAAGATTTTTAGCATATTGAAAAACTTTAATTATATCTTCATCTTCTTGTTTGAAAGAGTATGTTAAATATATTTTAAAACTATTTATTCCTCTTTTTTTTAGTTTCTCGAGTTCTTTAAAACTATTTTTATCTACCTCTTGAAAGACACCATGAAAAGAATAATCACAAAGTGAATTTTTTGCATAATCCATATATTTATCTATCATATACTCTAAATTACACCCTTTTGGTCCAAACCCTGGATGATCTATTATTGTAGTAGTCCCTCCGGCTAGAGCTGCCATAGAACCACTTTGAAAATCATCAGCCGATATAACCCCTACATCTATATTAAAATGAGTATGAACGTCTATTCCTCCAGGAACCACGTAAGCTCCTTTTAAATCTATAAAACTTCCATCTTCTTTTAAATTCTCTCCAATTTCTATTATTTTTTCTTTTTCTATTTTTATATCCACTTGTTCAATTTTATCTTTTATCAAAACTTTCCCATTTTTTAAAAGCATATTAGGCATCCTCCTAAGTATTATTATTAAAAATTTTATAAAAAAAAGTAAATCTAGTTACTACTTTTTATAAATTTTTTAATTTTTTTTAATAGAGAGGAGAATTCTCCTCCCTATTTTTATATACCCTCTGTTTCTATTTCTATATTATCTTTTTCTACATCACTTTGCTTTTCAACTCCATTAAATAACAAATTCATAGTAACTCCAACTAAAGTTCCAGTTGTTATTCCTGAAGATAAAATAGTAGATATAAAAGTAGGTAAATTTTGTAATAATTGTGGTCTCAATGTTACTGCTAATCCAGCACTTATAGATATTCCAACTATAAGCATGTTTCCATTATTAAATTCTACCTCTTGAAAAATTCCTATTCCTACAGCTGCTATTGTTCCAAACATAACTATTGCTGCTCCTCCTAAAACTGGCTGTGGCATTACAGAAACTAAAGCTCCTATTTTTGGAATAAGCCCCATTACTATTAACAATGCTCCTGATCCCATAACTACATATCTACTTGCTACTCCTGTTATAGAAACTACTCCTGTATTTTGGCTAAATGTTGTCGTTGGTGTTGCATTAAACAATGCTCCAACAAAACTCCCAACTCCTCCTAATAAAATTGATCCTGACAATCTTTTATTATCTTTCATATCAACTTCAGATACTTTCGCACATGCCAAAGTATCTCCAGTTGCCTCTACCATGGCAACTAAGTATGCAATAGCAAAAGGAAGAACGTACTCGATTTTAAAAGTCATTCCATACTTTAAGGGAGTTGGAAAATATATACTTTGAGTTTGAGTAAGAATTGAAAGATCTAATTTTCCCATAAAAAAAGCTAATAAATATCCTACAACTATCCCAAAAAAAATTGATCCTGAGGATAAAATTCCTTTTCCATATTGATTAAGACCAATTGTTATAAACATAACTGTCAATCCCAAAACTATATTTGTAATACTACCATAATCTTCTGCTCCGTGACCTCCTGCAAACCAATCTACAGCTACTCCTAAAATTGTAAGCCCTATTAAAGATACTACTATTCCTTGAACTATCGGAGGAAATATTCTTCTAATTTTTCCTGTAAATCCTCCTAAAAAAATTTGTACTAGCGATCCCAACATTGATGCTCCTAATATTGCTGCATAACCAGCTTCTGGTGATCCTCCTGCTATAGCAGATGCTGCTAATCCAATAGAAAGTCCCGGTCCAATAAATGTAAAATTTGATCCCATGACTTGAGGTAACCGACTTCCTAAAAATCCTACTCCTTTACTTTGAAAAATAGTAACTATTCCAGATACAATAAGTATATCTGCTATCATTTCTCCCGTCTGAATTTTATCAAATCCTAATGCTGATGCAAAAATAATTGGCACTGTAACAATTCCACTAAATGAAGCGAATATATGTTGAAAGGAGAGCAATAGCCACTCTCCTATACTTTTAGGTTTTTCATCTACTCTCAATACTAAAGCCATTACTCCTCCTATTAAAATTTAAGTTTTTATGTAAGTATTTTGAGTATTAAGATAAATTAATTAAATTTTTCCAAGTTCTTTTAATATTTTTTCTGGAGTGAATGGCCATTCTCTTATCCACACTCCTACCGCATCATGAATTGCAGTTGCTATAGCTGGAGATGCCCCATTTATTGATAACTCTCCAACTGATTTTCTAGGTCCATACTCCTCTTTATCTTCATAAGTTTCTACAAATTCTACTCTGAAATCTTTTGGTATATCTTTTATTTTAGCTACCTTATAATCCATAAAGTTTGCATTTAACATATGGCCATCTTTATCAAAAATCATCTCTTCATATAACGAATGACCAATTGACTGAATAACAGCTCCAAATATTTGTCCTTTTGCTAAAACTGGATTCATAGGCACTCCACAATCATGAATTGCATAATATTTAGTTACATTAACCTCTCCAGTATTTGTATTAACTTCTACTTCACAAATATGAGTAGCATATGGAAATGCATGTAAGTGTGTTGTAAAGTTTGCATTTGCTATTAATTGTCCACAACCTTTACCACTCTGTGTTTTAAAGGCTAAATCAGCATAGCTCATCTCACTATTTTTTCCAACTATTTTCATTGGATAAACAAGTTTTAAATCTTCTTTTGGTTCATTCATATAGAACGAAGCTGACTCTAACATCTTATTTTCCATTTTTTTACTAGCATTTAAAACTGCTCCTATAGAAAAGTGTGTTCCTGATGATGCATATGCTCCTACATCAAAAGGAGTATTATCTGTATCTGCAGCTATTATATGTATTTTATCCATGTCTAACTTTAGATGCTCTGACACAGCCTGCACAGCTATTGTATTCATCCCTGTTCCTAAATCTGTACCTCCCATATGCACTATAAATGTTCCATCGTTTAATTGCTTTATAATCGCATTTCCAGTATCAACATTTGGAATTCCTGATTTTTGTTGAACTATAGCAACTCCTTGCCCCACTTTTATATGAGGTTTTCCACTTTCTTTTTTATTTCTCCAATCTATCATTTTTGCAGCTTTCTCAATAGTATCTATCAATCCACAACTCTCAATAATTTCAGCACTTCCTTTTCCAACTTCAGCCATTTGAGCTAAAAGTTCCATTGCATCCCCTGATCTAACAGTATTTTTTCTTAGGATATCTAAATAATCTACACCAATCTCTTTCGCTAACTCAGCTATACATGTCATTAATGCATAAGTTCCTTGTGGTGCTCCATAACCTCTATAAGCTCCAGCATTAGGAAGGTTAGAGTAGAATATATCTATATCAAATTTTATATTTTCTACGTTAAATAAAGGCAGTGGTACTGCACAACTATTTTTTGATACCGTCATACAATGATTTCCAAAAGCTCCTGTATTAGAGTAAACATTCATTTGAATAGCATTTAGCTTTCCATCCTTATTAGCTCCTAATTTAACTTTTATTTTCATATCATGTCTCGAAGTTGCTGCTATAAATTCCTCTTCTCTTGAATATCTATAGTAGATAGATTTTCCTGTTATCCAAGTTAAATATGAAGCTAAATCTTCCATCAATACGTCTTGTTTAACTCCAAATCCTCCTCCAACAGCCTCTTTTATAACTCTTATCTTATTTTCTGAAATTCCTAAAATACTTGAGATTATTCTTCTAGCGTGTCCTGGAACTTGTGTTGAAGCATGAACAACTAATCTTCCATCTACAATCTCTGTATAACATACATGTGGCTCTGAAGGGCAACAATGAACTTTTTTTGTTCTATATTCTCGCTCTATTATTGCATCAGATTTTGAAAACGCTAATTCTACATCTCCCATTTTTCCGCCAGTTTTAGCTACCATGTTTGTTCTTTGATCTCCACCTATTGGAAAATTCCAAAATATTGGTGTTTCTCTTGGATCAGCTTTTGCATTATGCTCTTCGTATCCTCTTAAATTTCCATCTTTAAAATATACAGGTCCACCATGAACTAAAATCTCTCCACTCATAGCATCTTCTAATGTTACTACTGGTTTTAAAACTTCATATTCTACCTCTATAAGTTCTATAGCTTTTTCTGCTATTTCTAGACTCTCTGCAACCACTGCTGCTACCCTGTCTCCTTCATGATAAACTTTTTGTCCTATCAATCTTCTATCATAAGGCGATGGCTCTGGATAACTCTGTCCTGATCTTCCATAAACAGTTTTAGGAGAGTTTTCATGTGTTAATATATAAACTACTCCAGGTAATTTTTCTGCTTTTGATACATCAATTTTTGTTACATAAGCACTTGCATGAGGTGATCCTAAAACTTTTAAAAAACAAGCATCTGAGGCTACAAAATCTTCAACAAAAGCTTTTTCTCCTTTTACAAGCTTTGGAGAATCAATTTTACAAACAGATTTTCCTATTACTCTCATCTCTTTTTCAGAATTTGCTCTCTCTATTTTTTCTCCAGCTAAAAGTTTTTTATAAATATCAATTACATCATACATCTGCTCATAACCTGTACATCGACATAAAATTGATGATAATGCATCTGAAATATCTTCCCTTGTCGGTTTCTCAACATTATCTAAAAGTGTTTTTAGTGCAAGATAAATTGATGGAGAACAGTATCCACATTGAATAACTCCTGCTAAAATCATTGCTTCTTGAAGTGTATCTATTTTCTTTTTATCAGAAAAAAATTCTACAGTATATATCTCTCTTCCTTCAATTTGTCCAACCAATAATAGACATGAATTAACAGTTTGTCCATCTAATATTATATTGCATAAACCACAGTTTCCATCTCCATCGCATCCTTCTCTCATTGAAAGAATTCCTTGATTTCTCAAAAATACCTTTGCTGATTGACATTTATCTCCAAAAAACTCTTTTTCTACACCATTTAATTTAAATTTTATTTTATCCATCTTTTATCTATATGATAAATGTTGAAAATATTTACCATACATCCTCCTTTCAATTTTTTCTAAGCAATTTCAAAACATTCAGCTACTAACTCTCCAGCTAAATAAGCTTTAAACTCTTTTGAACCACGAAAATCTGTTAATGGTTCTACATAATTTCTAATTAGGTGTGTCAACAATTGTTTTTCTAATATCGTTCCTTCTAACTCTTTTTCTATATCTTTTAATCTTATAACTGTTGAAGCTACACCACCTACAGCTATTCTTATATCTTTTATTTTTTCTTGATCTTTATTATAAGTAACAGCTGCTCCAATTAATGATAAATCATCAGAAGTTCTTGAATGAGCTCTTACTCCATAAAGTTTTTCAAGATTCTTCTCTTCGATTATTATTTTTTCAATAAATCGCTCATCTTTTCTTAATATATACTCTTCAACTAAAACCAACTTTTCTTCTCCATAAACTTTAACCATTGCTTCTAAAACAATTAAAGTCGGAATGAGGTCTCCTACCGTTTTTCCACCTACAATATTTCCACCAATTGTAGCCATATTTCTTATATTTCTATTTTCCATTAACATCGCTGCTTTTTTTAGTTGTTCAGGTATAATCTCACTACTTATTAATTTTTGAAATGTTACACATGCTCCAATTTCTAAGTTTCCTTTTTCATTTTTCTTTATTTCATCTAAATTTAATTTTCTAAGATCTATATATACTTCATATTTTTTTTTATTAAATGAAAGATTTAATATTGTTCCACCTGCAAGATATTTTCCAGTTTCTTTATGTTGATTTTTTAATGAAATGGCTTCTTCAATTGTCTCTGGTATAAAATATTTTTTTATCATTTTTCCTCCATATATTTATAAAATAAGTTTAAAGAGATTAATCCCTTTAAACTTATTTTTTAATTTTCTAGTATCTTATAATATCTAAAACATTTTTAGGACATTGAGAGGTACATACACCACATCCAAAACAAAGTTCTTTATTAAATATAGGTTTTTTATCTTCTAATTTTATTGCATGATAAGGACAAACTTTAACACAAATTCCACAGCCTATACATCCATCTTTTAATTCTGGAATATTAGTTTCATAATTTGCTTTTACTCTCTCTTTTGTCTTTTTAATAGTTAAACCTTTTATTTGATCTAAATTCTCATACCCATGAGAATCCATCCACTCATTTAACTCTTTTACTATTCTTCCATAAGCTTTTGGTCCCTCTATAATTCCTTGAGTACAAACCTGAACTGCTGATGCTCCTGCCATAAATGCTTCAACAACATCTTTTCCTGTTGAAATACCACCAACTGCAAATACTGGTATATTTTTTACTCCTTTTGCAAGCTCAAATACATGTCTTAGCATAATTGGCTTTATTGCAGGTCCAGATAGCCATCCATATCCTGTATTAGAACCCATATATGGCATACCTGTTTCTATATCTATTGATAGACATGGTCCATAAGAATTCATCGCTACCACCCCATCTGCCCCATGTTCTTCTAAAATTCTAGCTGTCTCTGAAATATCTGGAATACCTGGTGAAATTTTCATAAATACAGGTTTTTTAGTATGTTTTTTTGCTGCTGTTAAAGTTTCCAACATTGGCGTAATATCTCTTCCTACATAATGAGCAGAGATTTCATATGCATCTGCAAATTTATCTACCAACGGTACTACTTTTTCAATATCAGCTGCTACATAACCCATTCCAATTATTAAAGGTTCATCTTTAAATTTACATTTTTTGTACTCTTTTTCTACCCAATACTCAACTGAATGTTCTGACCATAATTCTGTATTTAAAAAATATTTTCCTTTAAAATCCTGCATACATGGTTTTGGTACTTTTGCTGGTTCTGATGAAACAGTTTTTGCTACTACTCCTGCTGCTCCATTTTCTACTGCTTCTCTACATATATCAGCATCTTTTGATGTTGGTCCTGCCCCTACTATAACTGGATTTGCATATTTTAATCCTGATAATATTACTCTTAAATCTGCCATTCTTATCCTCCGTAATCTTTTAATTAAAATTTGGTTTATCCAATTTATTTCCTGATACATATCTCTCTACTATATTTCTATCATCACCTACATAAATATATCTTTCTACTCTCTCCATTACATCTCTTGGGTTTATATCAGCTATATTAGAGTCATCTATAATCAGAGCATCAAATTCATTTCCTTTTTCAAAAGAACCTATATTATCTCCAAAGAATTGTCCTCCTCCTTTAGTAGCTATATAAAACCATTCAGAAGTAGATAACGGCTTATTACTATCATCTAAATAAACCCATCTTAATTTTGCAACTTGTGAAGCGCTTACAATTGCCTTAGCTATAGATACATCATGTCCTCCTGATATATCAGATGCTAATCCTACTGGTATTCCCATATCAACTAATTTTCTTATTGGAGCTATTCCAGATGATAAATTGTTATTTGAATGTGGTGAATGAGCTACCATTATTTTTTTCTCTTTCATTAATTCTAGTTCTTCTTTGGTATTCCAAATGCAGTGAGCTTGAATAGTTGGTTGATCACCAAATAATCCATGAGTATTATATACATCTGCATAATGTTTTGCTGTTG
It contains:
- the hydA gene encoding dihydropyrimidinase, which encodes MLLKNGKVLIKDKIEQVDIKIEKEKIIEIGENLKEDGSFIDLKGAYVVPGGIDVHTHFNIDVGVISADDFQSGSMAALAGGTTTIIDHPGFGPKGCNLEYMIDKYMDYAKNSLCDYSFHGVFQEVDKNSFKELEKLKKRGINSFKIYLTYSFKQEDEDIIKVFQYAKNLDMIVAVHAENDSIISFFKKKYIEERKGKAIYHAYSRPSYSEAEAVSRLIRLAETVEFEKLYFVHISSKESLDEIIQAKLRGRKFWVETCTQYLYLNELNYLEDGGEKYILSPPLRKEEDIKALWKGIDKNYIDIIATDHCSFSLEQKRDGINEFWKCPNGIPGVQERVLLIFSEFLKGKLSVEKYLNLTSTKPAEIFGMSSRKGSIEIGKDADLVIFKEKKLVLNSKMLFSKANYSCFDGFKLLADIDKVFLRGELVYSHNLEEVKLNKIGKFIPRY
- a CDS encoding uracil-xanthine permease family protein, giving the protein MALVLRVDEKPKSIGEWLLLSFQHIFASFSGIVTVPIIFASALGFDKIQTGEMIADILIVSGIVTIFQSKGVGFLGSRLPQVMGSNFTFIGPGLSIGLAASAIAGGSPEAGYAAILGASMLGSLVQIFLGGFTGKIRRIFPPIVQGIVVSLIGLTILGVAVDWFAGGHGAEDYGSITNIVLGLTVMFITIGLNQYGKGILSSGSIFFGIVVGYLLAFFMGKLDLSILTQTQSIYFPTPLKYGMTFKIEYVLPFAIAYLVAMVEATGDTLACAKVSEVDMKDNKRLSGSILLGGVGSFVGALFNATPTTTFSQNTGVVSITGVASRYVVMGSGALLIVMGLIPKIGALVSVMPQPVLGGAAIVMFGTIAAVGIGIFQEVEFNNGNMLIVGISISAGLAVTLRPQLLQNLPTFISTILSSGITTGTLVGVTMNLLFNGVEKQSDVEKDNIEIETEGI
- a CDS encoding 4Fe-4S binding protein encodes the protein MADLRVILSGLKYANPVIVGAGPTSKDADICREAVENGAAGVVAKTVSSEPAKVPKPCMQDFKGKYFLNTELWSEHSVEYWVEKEYKKCKFKDEPLIIGMGYVAADIEKVVPLVDKFADAYEISAHYVGRDITPMLETLTAAKKHTKKPVFMKISPGIPDISETARILEEHGADGVVAMNSYGPCLSIDIETGMPYMGSNTGYGWLSGPAIKPIMLRHVFELAKGVKNIPVFAVGGISTGKDVVEAFMAGASAVQVCTQGIIEGPKAYGRIVKELNEWMDSHGYENLDQIKGLTIKKTKERVKANYETNIPELKDGCIGCGICVKVCPYHAIKLEDKKPIFNKELCFGCGVCTSQCPKNVLDIIRY
- a CDS encoding FAD binding domain-containing protein, producing the protein MIKKYFIPETIEEAISLKNQHKETGKYLAGGTILNLSFNKKKYEVYIDLRKLNLDEIKKNEKGNLEIGACVTFQKLISSEIIPEQLKKAAMLMENRNIRNMATIGGNIVGGKTVGDLIPTLIVLEAMVKVYGEEKLVLVEEYILRKDERFIEKIIIEEKNLEKLYGVRAHSRTSDDLSLIGAAVTYNKDQEKIKDIRIAVGGVASTVIRLKDIEKELEGTILEKQLLTHLIRNYVEPLTDFRGSKEFKAYLAGELVAECFEIA
- a CDS encoding molybdopterin cofactor-binding domain-containing protein, with amino-acid sequence MDKIKFKLNGVEKEFFGDKCQSAKVFLRNQGILSMREGCDGDGNCGLCNIILDGQTVNSCLLLVGQIEGREIYTVEFFSDKKKIDTLQEAMILAGVIQCGYCSPSIYLALKTLLDNVEKPTREDISDALSSILCRCTGYEQMYDVIDIYKKLLAGEKIERANSEKEMRVIGKSVCKIDSPKLVKGEKAFVEDFVASDACFLKVLGSPHASAYVTKIDVSKAEKLPGVVYILTHENSPKTVYGRSGQSYPEPSPYDRRLIGQKVYHEGDRVAAVVAESLEIAEKAIELIEVEYEVLKPVVTLEDAMSGEILVHGGPVYFKDGNLRGYEEHNAKADPRETPIFWNFPIGGDQRTNMVAKTGGKMGDVELAFSKSDAIIEREYRTKKVHCCPSEPHVCYTEIVDGRLVVHASTQVPGHARRIISSILGISENKIRVIKEAVGGGFGVKQDVLMEDLASYLTWITGKSIYYRYSREEEFIAATSRHDMKIKVKLGANKDGKLNAIQMNVYSNTGAFGNHCMTVSKNSCAVPLPLFNVENIKFDIDIFYSNLPNAGAYRGYGAPQGTYALMTCIAELAKEIGVDYLDILRKNTVRSGDAMELLAQMAEVGKGSAEIIESCGLIDTIEKAAKMIDWRNKKESGKPHIKVGQGVAIVQQKSGIPNVDTGNAIIKQLNDGTFIVHMGGTDLGTGMNTIAVQAVSEHLKLDMDKIHIIAADTDNTPFDVGAYASSGTHFSIGAVLNASKKMENKMLESASFYMNEPKEDLKLVYPMKIVGKNSEMSYADLAFKTQSGKGCGQLIANANFTTHLHAFPYATHICEVEVNTNTGEVNVTKYYAIHDCGVPMNPVLAKGQIFGAVIQSIGHSLYEEMIFDKDGHMLNANFMDYKVAKIKDIPKDFRVEFVETYEDKEEYGPRKSVGELSINGASPAIATAIHDAVGVWIREWPFTPEKILKELGKI